The sequence AATGTTAGTTGCCTAGCGACTGTTGTCAGGGAGACAGAGTGCGACTCTCCCTTGACCAGACTTAGAATTTCTTACTATGTTTATTTGTTCGACTGGGAATGAAATAGCTGGAGTGGAATGGAGTCTGCACACAGCCACATGAACGAATGGGAATATGCTGAAAAACACTTGATTGGTTGGAAACAAAATCAAAGGAATTTGGGAAAAGACACGAAATGAAAAGATCTGCATGAGTGCCTGGGCGAGGAACTCACAAAAATGTCTTTTCAGAGTGCGAAGCGTGAACACTATCATTATCatgaaaatgtataatttcaGTCTATTTTCAGCGCAGTTTTTTTAGGACACTTCTTAGCTACCTGTGCTGCTTCGAATTGTATATCAGTGatctgaactgagctgaactaaacactgaaaactggactgacactgtttcaatttactatgatctatgatgtgaaactgctttgacagaatttacattgtaacagcgctatacaaataaaggtgaatggaATTGAATTGATCACTTAAAAAGCTTAGGAACACAAAGTGTAAAATCAAGAATGTGTCTTGTAGCACTGTATTCTGATATAAGCTTTAAACGGTGGGGCTAAAATCTGCCTTCTTTAAACCAAATTCGAAAAATGTCCAATTTGGAACACTGACCCAAAGCCTAGTATGTCAATATGATCCCTCTACATTGTGCATGACATTATCGTACCCTCTGGGTACACGAGCAGGTTTATGCAAGACAGCAGATTCAGACTGAGTAAAGATATTTAAATCGCAGAAGCTGGTCCTAGCCTCTGGCTAAAATTGCTGAAACTGTGCCATTTGCATCAAAATCCAATTTCATTTTCAGACCCAAGGACTTTTGTTAGATATTTAAGCACCTAAACAGTTGTCAATCTCAATCCAAACACAAGGTTGTTTGAAATGTGAGCTGTTATTTTGAAGACTTTTTGGTTTTTATAAAAAGCACATCACATCAGTATATACCTAGTGTAAGTCTTTAATGACAAAACACAACATCCGCAATTTTCTGAATCAAAACTAAATGATAATTTGTCCCAAACCCATCTTTAAATTCATACActttaacagaaataaataatttttcttgATTTTACAGAAGGTTCTACAACGTTGGGTTTTGGGAATCTTTTTAGTGCTACAGTTCATTCAAATTCTGTCTCAAAGCACAGACTGCCATCTAGTGCCACTAATACAAAGTGCCATCTAAATTAACTCAAGTGGGGGGATTCTTCTTTACTCAAATGCCTGGACAAATGCAAGACGATCAGAtggcaaaaatgtaattaaaacatattaacagCCTACATTTATAGAAATCATAATTTCCAGTAGCACTCAAGTTGAAAACACTGCATCCATTTAAACTTTCTCAGAATGAATCAATTTATGCTGTTTTAGTTGATCGCTCCTTGTAAATCTTTTCCCACACTCTGAACACTGGTAAGGCCTTTCCTCGGAGTGCGTCTTAACGTGTCGTCTTAACGTCTCTTTCCTTGCAAACTTCTTCCCACACTCAGTGCAAACATGGTCCATCCGTCCTGAATGTTGAAGTTGGTGAGTAACCAATTTCCCATCCGAGTTAAAGCTCTCCCCGCACTCAAAGCACACATACGGCTTCTCGTCAGAGTGTGCCATCTGACGGTGCTTCTGCAGGTAGGACATGGAACTAAAACTCTTCTCACATTCATCGCAGTTGTACATTCTCTTATTCCCAGAGTGACCCTGCATGTGCAGCTTCAGGCAACTTGCTGAGCTCAGGCATTTCCCACACTCCAAGCACTTGTAGACTTTGATCCCTGCGTGAATGTCTTGATGCCTTTTCAAGGTGTCATGGCGAGTGAATGTTTTGCCACAGGTGGTGCAGTCTAACAGGGTCTTGCTGGAATGGATTATCATGTGGCTCTTAAGAGTAGATGAGCACTTGAATGCCAGGCCGCACTGAGAACAGCTGTAGCTTCTTTCTTCAGTGTGCACCACTGAATGCGCCTTGAGATTTCCGCGCCTAGCAAAGTTCCTACCACACTTCTTGCAGTGGAAGGGTCTTTCTCCAGTGTGCATGACCTGGTGGGATCTCAAACTGTTCTTAAAGCGAAACCTCCTGTCACACTCAGGACACTTGTAGGACTTGACTTCAGAGTGTACAGCAAGGTGTCTAGTTCGATCTCCGGAAGAAGGGAACATTTTTCCGCAGTGTTCACAACTGtagggtttctctccggtgtgaagaCGCTCATGCAATTTGAGGCTGTTGGGATGCTTGAAGGACTTTTCACAGTATGTGCATTTGTGCGGGGATTCCGGGTAATGGATCTTCAGGTGTGACGTGAGGTGGCTCAACCTTTTGAAGCTATTATCGCAGTAGGTGCAATGAAAGGAACGACTGTCTTGGTGAATAGTCTGATGAACACTGCATTCTTGCTTCCTTAGGAATCCCTTCCCACACACAGAACATTTGAACGGCTTGTTGCCTGCATGGCCATCCAGGTGAACTTCCAGCTCAGCCTTGAAGATGAACTTCTTGTCACACTGCGGGCATGAGAAAGGCCTCTCTCCGGTATGGGTTGCCCTGTGGGCTCTCATGGCTGCCGCAGTGTTGAAAAGCTTCCCACAATGATCACACTGATGGGGAAGGGGGCCCATGTGTAACCGCAGGTGGGTGTTTAGGGTGCTTCTTCGAGAGAAGCTCTTCCCACATTGCGAGCAAGAATATGGCTTCTCCCCTGTGTGGCTCCGCAAGTGGTACTTCAGTGCACTCTCCCTGACAAACTTCTTCTTGCAGTAAGAGCAGTCAAACAGCTTCTCACCAGTGTGCAGCCGCTCGTGCATGGAAAGCTCATGTCTATTAACATAACTCTTTTCGCAAGTAGAGCACTGGTGTGGCTTCTGCAAGGAGTGAACCTTCTCATGGGCTCTGAGGTCAGACTTTCTTTCGAAGCTTTTGCCACATTTTAAACAAAGGTTGGACCTTAAAGCTCTACAAGTAGTTGTGGTTGGAAGATGTGGAGTCTCTCCAGAATCATTGGGTTCCAATAAAACAGAACTGGATGTAGGAACGGTGTCATGTATCATCATGTCTCTGTGTATTTCTTCATTCCTAAAAGCAGTAAATCATGCATAAATCAAATGCTTTTACAAGAAGATGACTCGACGACAACACCGAGGTTTAGAGGCTGATGTACGATTTTACATTtcaagttttaaaacatttatgtaCTATGAGAGATCTTTGGAATTTCATGAGATGATGGTGCACTCACCTGAATTCATTGGATGGCTCCCtcttaagaaagaaaaaacaagaacACGTTTAGAAAAGTGGTTTTCTGGTAGGAAGATGATTGTTGATTTGACATCTTACCTTCACAGAGGCAATGTCTTCAATTATACCTCGGTGTATAAGATCATCTATGCTTGTTTCCACTGGTTCATATTTGGTCTCCATCAACATCTGGACTATGGTAGTCATGTCCTCTTCTGTCTTGATTCTGGGAATAGTACCCATTACCTCTGATATGGCCGTGTCCTCTAATCGCTGTTGTGTAAGCATAGACATGTGTGACCCTGGACCTCTTATGCATGGGCATATTTTTGGCAATAGATAAAAACAGATGTGTGGGTCAAAATTatcaattttgtttaaaaaaaaaaaagaagattgtGTTCCATAAAGACATCTTGTAAATGACCTACTGTAAATACATCATAGCTTGATCTTTTAGTGATTAGtgatgtgcattgctaagaaatTAATTTAGACGTTAAAagcaattttctcagtatttagtaCTTATGTACTAGTATCTTACATCAAtggaaatgttatttattcaaCTTCAGGTAATGTATCAATCTCATTAAAAAAAgacacctacactgtaaaacccaacagtctactttatcaaatgaaatgagggtagttaactcaaaatttactgaaagttaattctactcatttgaaaagagttttaaactcagtgttaaaggtaatgagttaattaaatacctcatgacttcatcttaaatggagtaagttcacagtactcatatagattagtttttaactcaaatgatttgttgcaatcaatttcctcaaacagtttgagttgccttaacttattgggttttacagtactgggttggtttgagttctcttcgtttattgggttttactgtgctcaaattgcttcatttactctaatgtattaagttcacagtactcattaggattcgtttttgaacttaaatggtttgttgcaatctgtttcctcaaatggtttgagttaccttaacttattgggttttacggtgtatgactgcttttgtggtccagggtcacatataattCACAGGTttacacatataaacacaaatagTAAAGTATACTTATTTGCATGCTTCCGTGAAGGTCTCTGCCCtttaattgtaaaacaaaacttCATTAAGCAAATGCTTTAATCCAGTGTTTCTTAACGACGttcttggaggaccaccagctctacacattttccatgtcttcttaaccaaacacacctgattcagatcatcagctcattagcagagactgaaagacctgtaatgggtgtgacggacaaaggagacatccaaacatgcagtgttggtggtcctccaggaacttaATGATAAAAGTtagttgttcattttgaaaaaaatgtaaacataaaactGGCGCTTGTTAACCAATCATTAAccttttaaataatattgttcAGCTAGATTTAACATACAAATATGTCCATAAAAACTGCATatgtaaaatgaataaaacacataggCCAACATAAAATAGCTATATTTTACTTTAACAGAACCAAAAATGAAAGACTATGATATGAATATGAAAACTTCACAGTTCAATCTGCgactgctcattaacccttgatgagttcaccaCACAAAAGATTattcaaaaatacaaacaaaatcacaaaagATCTGTGTTTTCCATAACAAGAGaccttattttaggtttcaaatggcgaaatacacattagtagtagtagaACAACTCTTTACAGTTCaggaaatacaccacggttgtctgtgaaaaggacaataattatattaaaccTAATGTGACAATGTGCTTACCTCATACAGTaaacacattgtgtgcataattatacATTTTGTGCTGTCTGTAATTGTACTTTTGTGCATgcaggtcagtttaggaccatgatctgttcacactggaaatctgatattggcagagatgtatagtaactaCTATAGTAGAAGTAGAACTACtttactactgtacttaagtactaaaaaagctgtatctgtactctactggagtattgttttttttctcctacttcagtacatattttcgatgagtttaatacttttactccaatagattttttatgtgctgcattgttactcgttactaggggtgttgatattggttcagtaatagatcataaccggttattacgtactgacgtcatttatctcctatgcgcaatgtcgcagtagaatactatggtgaaggaggcgagggcgagtaaataacactcttactacttaaaaggtagataattgtgcacaattcactgcttgtga is a genomic window of Danio aesculapii chromosome 2, fDanAes4.1, whole genome shotgun sequence containing:
- the si:ch211-119o8.6 gene encoding gastrula zinc finger protein XlCGF57.1 gives rise to the protein MSMLTQQRLEDTAISEVMGTIPRIKTEEDMTTIVQMLMETKYEPVETSIDDLIHRGIIEDIASVKREPSNEFRNEEIHRDMMIHDTVPTSSSVLLEPNDSGETPHLPTTTTCRALRSNLCLKCGKSFERKSDLRAHEKVHSLQKPHQCSTCEKSYVNRHELSMHERLHTGEKLFDCSYCKKKFVRESALKYHLRSHTGEKPYSCSQCGKSFSRRSTLNTHLRLHMGPLPHQCDHCGKLFNTAAAMRAHRATHTGERPFSCPQCDKKFIFKAELEVHLDGHAGNKPFKCSVCGKGFLRKQECSVHQTIHQDSRSFHCTYCDNSFKRLSHLTSHLKIHYPESPHKCTYCEKSFKHPNSLKLHERLHTGEKPYSCEHCGKMFPSSGDRTRHLAVHSEVKSYKCPECDRRFRFKNSLRSHQVMHTGERPFHCKKCGRNFARRGNLKAHSVVHTEERSYSCSQCGLAFKCSSTLKSHMIIHSSKTLLDCTTCGKTFTRHDTLKRHQDIHAGIKVYKCLECGKCLSSASCLKLHMQGHSGNKRMYNCDECEKSFSSMSYLQKHRQMAHSDEKPYVCFECGESFNSDGKLVTHQLQHSGRMDHVCTECGKKFARKETLRRHVKTHSEERPYQCSECGKRFTRSDQLKQHKLIHSEKV